In Citrus sinensis cultivar Valencia sweet orange chromosome 2, DVS_A1.0, whole genome shotgun sequence, a single genomic region encodes these proteins:
- the LOC102608969 gene encoding nudix hydrolase 25: MDGLPSGYRPNVGVCLINSDSQIFVASRLNVPGAWQMPQGGIEDGEDPKLAAMRELREETGIVSAEIIAEVPNWLTYDFPPAVKTKVNRLWGGEWHGQAQKWFLMKLTNDESEINLANGEADPEFAEWKWASPEEVVEQAVDYKRPTYEEVMRTFRPYLNENGIAAKCKSAKW; this comes from the exons ATGGACGGCCTTCCCTCTGGCTACCGCCCTAACGTTGGTGTCTGTCTCATCAACTCTGACTCTCAG ATTTTTGTGGCGTCTAGATTGAATGTTCCGGGAGCATGGCAGATGCCTCAG GGGGGTATTGAAGACGGTGAGGACCCCAAATTGGCAGCCATGAGGGAACTGCGAGAAGAAACCGGAATAGTGTCCGCTGAAATTATTGCTGAG GTACCAAATTGGTTGACTTATGACTTCCCTCCAGCTGTGAAGACCAAAGTAAATCGTCTATGGGGAGGTGAATGGCATGGACAAGCACAGAAGTG GTTTCTCATGAAATTAACTAATGATGAGAGTGAGATAAACTTGGCAAATGGTGAAGCAGACCCTGAATTTGCAGAGTGGAAATGGGCGAGTCCTGAGGAAGTTGTTGAACAG GCAGTGGATTACAAGCGGCCAACATACGAGGAAGTCATGAGAACTTTTAGGCCTTACTTGAATGAAAACGGAATAGCTGCAAAATGTAAATCAGCAAAATGGTGA
- the LOC102608388 gene encoding uncharacterized protein LOC102608388 isoform X1, whose amino-acid sequence MLKESNFQLKLYTMEHSHPFDDFIPQNTKSKGLRSDEQRHERIMGKLKDSIFTTLEASNPSRPINQELKSHIAKQMHEFFPHFGTPTHPPYALMIRTAIMELNEECGSKKESISGFIEKNYEGLPLGHASFLSHHLRMLCGTREIVCRNDGQYMISVDQVGVEEECRIEGQGNEMVNGWNKTRGKQHWCEVGKKAAEATDQEVERPSALLYDEGQSNSQYEPIEVRRPKNLQELQFEASGKHAVACVQRNQIVGFEQNIPEKVSVEVIHDKQNEDHVNHPTASETVAQCSNCDGLSPSMKEPCTELVKKKTEFQKQLMGNSHSLRGVEEKDNVELELQQRARILCTGRASDVKVIRGRKLLQEHEDRFIRDENQPQEHHDEGESKLLRLCCINREDSSGKLCFSLGDTSLTTLKEQRKQSVKQDQQQMRNIWEERKFIIICGLQAQRRSEPKIYGQQKAPKSHPENEQQQISHDTTMGDLPSSDYQQDIEQQDQLRLEGQDQGRPYEIEGNGNHQGDLRVYVRRRCSA is encoded by the exons ATGCTTAAAGAATCAAATTTTCAGTTGAAATTGTACACAATGGAGCATTCTCATCCCTTTGATGACTTTATTCCACAAAACACCAAAAGCAAAGGCCTACGTTCTGATGAGCAACGGCACGAACGCATTATGGGCAAGCTCAAAGACTCCATTTTTACAACTCTTGAAGCTTCAAATCCGTCCAGACCCATCAACCAGGAACTGAAGTCCCACATCGCAAAGCAGATGCATGAATTTTTCCCCCACTTTGGGACTCCCACGCACCCTCCATACGCCTTg ATGATTCGGACGGCAATTATGGAGCTTAACGAGGAATGCGGGTCGAAAAAGGAGTCAATCTCAGGGTTTATTGAAAAGAATTATGAGGGCTTGCCGTTGGGGCATGCATCTTTTTTGAGTCATCATTTGAGGATGCTTTGTGGGACTAGGGAAATTGTGTGTAGAAATGATGGGCAGTACATGATTTCTGTTGATCAAGTTGGAGTAGAGGAAGAATGTCGTATAGAGGGCCAAGGAAATGAAATGGTTAATGGATGGAACAAAACAAGGGGCAAGCAGCACTGGTGTGAAGTTGGAAAGAAGGCAGCTGAAGCAACAGATCAAGAAGTAGAG AGACCAAGTGCATTGTTATATGATGAAGGGCAAAGCAATTCCCAGTATGAACCTATTGAAGTGAGAAGACCAAAAAATTTGCAAGAACTACAATTTGAAGCAAGTGGTAAACATGCTGTAGCATGTGTGCAGCGAAATCAGATAGTGGGTTTTGAACAAAATATACCTGAAAAGGTAAGTGTTGAAGTTATACATGATAAGCAAAATGAAGATCATGTTAACCATCCCACTGCTTCTGAAACTGTTGCTCAATGCTCAAATTGTGATGGATTATCACCTTCTatgaaa GAACCTTGCACGGAGTTGGTGAAGAAGAAAACAGAATTTCAGAAGCAGCTGATGGGAAATTCACATTCTTTGAGGGGAGTGGAAGAAAAGGACAACGTTGAGTTGGAGCTACAACAGAGGGCAAGGATTCTATGCACAGGGAGGGCATCTGACGTCAAAGTGATACGAGGACGAAAGTTGCTGCAAGAACATGAAGATAGATTTATCAGGGATGAAAATCAACCTCAAGAACATCATGATGAAGGTGAAAGCAAGTTATTGCGATTATGTTGCATAAACAGAGAGGATTCTAGTGGAAAGTTGTGTTTTTCACTTGGTGACACGTCCTTAACCACGCTAAAAGAGCAGCGAAAGCAGTCGGTAAAGCAGGATCAGCAGCAAATGAGGAATATTTGGGAAGAGaggaaatttatcatcataTGCGGTTTGCAAGCTCAACGGCGGTCAGAACCAAAGATTTATGGTCAGCAAAAGGCACCCAAGTCACACCCAGAAAATGAGCAACAGCAGATATCACATGACACCACTATGGGTGATTTACCGTCCTCAGATTATCAGCAAGATATCGAGCAGCAGGATCAGCTGCGGCTGGAGGGTCAAGATCAAGGAAGGCCTTATGAAATAGAAGGCAATGGAAATCATCAGGGGGACCTACGAGTTTATGTTAGACGTAGGTGTAGCGCATAG
- the LOC102608388 gene encoding uncharacterized protein LOC102608388 isoform X2 yields the protein MLKESNFQLKLYTMEHSHPFDDFIPQNTKSKGLRSDEQRHERIMGKLKDSIFTTLEASNPSRPINQELKSHIAKQMHEFFPHFGTPTHPPYALMIRTAIMELNEECGSKKESISGFIEKNYEGLPLGHASFLSHHLRMLCGTREIVCRNDGQYMISVDQVGVEEECRIEGQGNEMVNGWNKTRGKQHWCEVGKKAAEATDQEVERPSALLYDEGQSNSQYEPIEVRRPKNLQELQFEASGKHAVACVQRNQIVGFEQNIPEKEPCTELVKKKTEFQKQLMGNSHSLRGVEEKDNVELELQQRARILCTGRASDVKVIRGRKLLQEHEDRFIRDENQPQEHHDEGESKLLRLCCINREDSSGKLCFSLGDTSLTTLKEQRKQSVKQDQQQMRNIWEERKFIIICGLQAQRRSEPKIYGQQKAPKSHPENEQQQISHDTTMGDLPSSDYQQDIEQQDQLRLEGQDQGRPYEIEGNGNHQGDLRVYVRRRCSA from the exons ATGCTTAAAGAATCAAATTTTCAGTTGAAATTGTACACAATGGAGCATTCTCATCCCTTTGATGACTTTATTCCACAAAACACCAAAAGCAAAGGCCTACGTTCTGATGAGCAACGGCACGAACGCATTATGGGCAAGCTCAAAGACTCCATTTTTACAACTCTTGAAGCTTCAAATCCGTCCAGACCCATCAACCAGGAACTGAAGTCCCACATCGCAAAGCAGATGCATGAATTTTTCCCCCACTTTGGGACTCCCACGCACCCTCCATACGCCTTg ATGATTCGGACGGCAATTATGGAGCTTAACGAGGAATGCGGGTCGAAAAAGGAGTCAATCTCAGGGTTTATTGAAAAGAATTATGAGGGCTTGCCGTTGGGGCATGCATCTTTTTTGAGTCATCATTTGAGGATGCTTTGTGGGACTAGGGAAATTGTGTGTAGAAATGATGGGCAGTACATGATTTCTGTTGATCAAGTTGGAGTAGAGGAAGAATGTCGTATAGAGGGCCAAGGAAATGAAATGGTTAATGGATGGAACAAAACAAGGGGCAAGCAGCACTGGTGTGAAGTTGGAAAGAAGGCAGCTGAAGCAACAGATCAAGAAGTAGAG AGACCAAGTGCATTGTTATATGATGAAGGGCAAAGCAATTCCCAGTATGAACCTATTGAAGTGAGAAGACCAAAAAATTTGCAAGAACTACAATTTGAAGCAAGTGGTAAACATGCTGTAGCATGTGTGCAGCGAAATCAGATAGTGGGTTTTGAACAAAATATACCTGAAAAG GAACCTTGCACGGAGTTGGTGAAGAAGAAAACAGAATTTCAGAAGCAGCTGATGGGAAATTCACATTCTTTGAGGGGAGTGGAAGAAAAGGACAACGTTGAGTTGGAGCTACAACAGAGGGCAAGGATTCTATGCACAGGGAGGGCATCTGACGTCAAAGTGATACGAGGACGAAAGTTGCTGCAAGAACATGAAGATAGATTTATCAGGGATGAAAATCAACCTCAAGAACATCATGATGAAGGTGAAAGCAAGTTATTGCGATTATGTTGCATAAACAGAGAGGATTCTAGTGGAAAGTTGTGTTTTTCACTTGGTGACACGTCCTTAACCACGCTAAAAGAGCAGCGAAAGCAGTCGGTAAAGCAGGATCAGCAGCAAATGAGGAATATTTGGGAAGAGaggaaatttatcatcataTGCGGTTTGCAAGCTCAACGGCGGTCAGAACCAAAGATTTATGGTCAGCAAAAGGCACCCAAGTCACACCCAGAAAATGAGCAACAGCAGATATCACATGACACCACTATGGGTGATTTACCGTCCTCAGATTATCAGCAAGATATCGAGCAGCAGGATCAGCTGCGGCTGGAGGGTCAAGATCAAGGAAGGCCTTATGAAATAGAAGGCAATGGAAATCATCAGGGGGACCTACGAGTTTATGTTAGACGTAGGTGTAGCGCATAG